The following are encoded together in the Hippoglossus stenolepis isolate QCI-W04-F060 chromosome 12, HSTE1.2, whole genome shotgun sequence genome:
- the msh6 gene encoding DNA mismatch repair protein Msh6 isoform X2: MAKQSSLFSFFAKSPPPASKPKPKPSPSPTEADLPSSVEKSSSSPKEQARQQQQAKSNRVKPKSESRAAKGGFKKLFGDKAAAAKESSTCSFSAGALVWAKLEGHPWWPCMVVPQPLTGQQMRGRGRAQRIHVHFFDEPPTRGWVSTKYIRAYQGSDSSDAKTGGVFFSAKPVIQHAMELADGVMFDSPEKRIQMPLCTDPSDDEDEYEEEMEVDKSTLTDEELSDEDDQEHEEVKSSKVSRRSSRASTEKSNKAKRRRIVVASDSDDSGDEFKPEQAASSSEDEEEEGTVSSEEEEEEKEEKEESMHESKVESPIKPAKRKRPEEKSASAKPKLATTPSAAPKRAPAAVAADTKSRLSAFSAPDNFDSQANSSGSGGAATVWDHDKLEWLQDGRRKDKQRKRQSEDDYDPSTLYVPEDFLNRNSPGMRRWWQLKSEMFDTVIFYKVGKFYELYHVDAVIGVNELGLTFMKGNWAHSGFPEIGFGRFSDVLVQKGYKVARVEQTETPEMMETRCKTMFKPTKFDRVVRREVCRIITRGTQTYSVLDGAPSESQSKFLLSLKEKAEEDSSGQCRTYGVCFVDTSVGYFHVGQFPDDRHCSRLRTLIAHFAPVEVLFERGNPSVETRKILKASLSSALQEGLNAGTQFWDAQKTLKTLSEEDYFKDTTGKEQGAGNHFLPPLLKKMTSESDSLCLTPKEGYEMALSALGGCIFYLKKCLVDMELLSMANFEEYVPVDVEMEKAAGPASFFARTRQRMVLDGVTLANLEIFQNGSGGTEGALLERLDTCATPFGKRLLKQWLCAPLCNPTSVRDRLDAVEDLMGAQAQATEVSDLLKKLPDLDRLLSKIHSIGTPLKGQDHPDSRAVLYEEVTYSKRKITDFLSALEGFKTMQEIVSILAPMTSEFRSSLLRQVVSLKSENDGLFPDLSAELRRWETAFDHQKARTTGIISPKLGFDPEYDQSLTGVQNCERELLDYLDRQKKRLGCKNMAYWGTGRNRYQMEVPDSFSDRKIPEEYEVKSTKKGWKRYVTEETERMFSELQGIEEKRDAALKDCMRRLFFNFDKDYREWKTGVECMAVLDVLLALSRYSQDGDGPMTRPQLVLPEGNNQVAPFVDLVGSRHPCVTKTFFGDDFIPNDIFIGSDETDEERSPALCVLVTGPNMGGKSTLMRQCGLVIILAQLGCYVPAESLRFTPVDRVFTRLGASDNIMAGESTFFVELSETASILHHATKHSLVLLDELGRGTATYDGTAIASAVVNELAEKICCRTLFSTHYHSLVEDYTNNPAVRLGHMACMVENECEDPSQETITFLYKFISGACPKSYGFNAARLANLPEEVIQSGHRKAREFEKGTLSLRLFKKLCQFAEDATKGGTHFHSLVQMLNNV, encoded by the exons ATGGCGAAGCAAAGCTCTCTGTTCAGCTTCTTCGCCAAGTCGCCGCCGCCGGCCTCCAAGCCGAAGCCGAAGCCCAGTCCCTCTCCGACCGAGGCGGACCTGCCCTCCTCGGTGGAGAAGTCCAGCTCGTCCCCGAAAGAGCAGGcgagacaacaacaacaagccaAGAGCAACCGAGTCAAACCGAAGAGTGAGTCCAGGGCTGCGAAAGGTGGATTCAAGAAGCTGTTCGGAGACAAGGCCGCTGCAGCTAAAGAAAG CTCCACATGCTCGTTCAGTGCCGGTGCCCTCGTGTGGGCAAAATTGGAGGGACACCCTTGGTGGCCATGCATGGTGGTACCCCAACCTCTGACTGGTCAGCAGATGAGAGGCCGCGGTCGAGCGCAACGCATTCACGTCCATTTCTTCGATGAACCTCCCACCAGAGGATGGGTCAGCACCAAATATATCCGAGCGTATCAAG GCTCTGACAGCAGTGATGCCAAAACCGGCGGGGTGTTCTTCAGCGCCAAGCCTGTGATCCAACATGCGATGGAACTTGCTGACGGAGTCATGTTCGACAGCCCTGAAAAAAGAATCCAGATGCCGCTCTGCACAGACCCatctgatgatgaagatgagtatgaagaagagatggag GTTGACAAATCAACTCTAACTGATGAAGAGCTCAGTGATGAGGATGACCAGGAACATGAGGAAGTGAAGTCATCCAAAGTCAGTCGCCGTTCATCCCGGGCTTCAACAGAAAAGAGCAACAAGGCCAAGCGACGTCGCATTGTTGTTGCCTCAGACAGTGACGACTCGGGTGATGAATTTAAACCAGAACAAGCTGCTTCCAgcagtgaggatgaagaggaagaaggaacaGTGAgtagtgaagaggaggaagaggagaaagaggagaaagaggagagcatGCATGAGTCCAAGGTAGAAAGCCCCATCAAGCCTGCGAAGCGCAAACGTCCTGAAGAAAAGTCGGCTAGTGCAAAACCCAAACTGGCAACTACCCCATCTGCTGCGCCTAAACGAGCTCCAGCAGCTGTCGCTGCGGACACAAAGTCACGCTTATCCGCCTTCTCTGCCCCTGACAACTTTGACAGCCAAGCAAATAGTTCAGGCAGCGGTGGAGCAGCAACAGTTTGGGACCATGACAAACTGGAATGGTTGCAGGACGGCCGGAGGAAAGACAAGCAAAGGAAGCGACAGTCCGAGGATGACTACGACCCTTCCACCCTGTACGTGCCTGAAGACTTTCTGAACAGAAACTCTCCGGGTATGCGTCGGTGGTGGCAGCTCAAATCTGAGATGTTTGATACAGTCATCTTCTACAAGGTGGGCAAGTTTTATGAGCTGTACCACGTGGACGCTGTGATTGGAGTCAACGAGCTGGGACTGACCTTCATGAAGGGGAACTGGGCACACTCGGGTTTTCCAGAGATTGGCTTTGGCCGTTTCTCGGACGTACTGGTCCAGAAAGGCTACAAGGTGGCTCGAGTGGAGCAGACAGAGACCCCGGAGATGATGGAAACTCGCTGTAAGACCATGTTCAAGCCCACAAAATTTGACCGTGTGGTGAGAAGAGAGGTGTGCCGGATTATCACTCGCGGAACCCAAACCTACAGTGTGTTGGACGGCGCCCCCTCAGAGAGTCAGAGCAAGTTCCTGCTGAGTTTAAAGGAGAAGGCAGAAGAGGACAGCTCTGGTCAATGTCGCACCTATGGAGTCTGCTTTGTAGACACGTCTGTGGGTTATTTTCACGTGGGTCAGTTCCCAGACGATCGTCACTGCTCACGCCTGCGCACCCTCATAGCCCACTTTGCACCAGTTGAGGTGCTCTTTGAAAGGGGGAACCCGTCCGTCGAAACACGCAAAATACTGAAGGCCTCTCTATCCTCTGCTCTGCAGGAAGGGCTTAATGCAGGAACGCAGTTCTGGGACGCACAGAAGACCCTTAAAACCCTCTCAGAGGAAGACTACTTCAAAGATACCACAGGCAAGGAGCAGGGGGCTGGAAACCACTTTCTGCCTCCTCTTTTGAAGAAGATGACCTCTGAGAGTGATTCACTGTGCCTCACTCCTAAAGAGGGCTACGAGATGGCTCTCTCAGCACTGGGTGGATGCATTTTCTACCTGAAGAAATGTCTGGTAGATATGGAGCTGCTCTCCATGGCCAACTTTGAAGAATACGTCCCTGTCGACGTTGAGATGGAGAAAGCTGCCGGACCCGCCAGTTTCTTTGCCCGGACTCGTCAGCGAATGGTCCTCGATGGAGTGACGCTGGCAAACTTGGAAATCTTTCAGAATGGGTCAGGAGGAACCGAGGGGGCGCTACTGGAACGTTTGGACACATGCGCTACCCCATTTGGCAAGAGGCTGCTGAAGCAGTGGCTCTGTGCTCCGCTGTGTAACCCAACATCCGTGAGGGACAGACTGGATGCCGTTGAGGACCTGATGGGAGCTCAGGCCCAGGCTACTGAGGTCTCAGACCTGCTGAAGAAACTCCCAGACCTGGACCGTCTCCTGAGTAAAATCCACAGCATTGGAACTCCTCTGAAGGGCCAGGACCACCCTGACAGCAGAGCGGTTCTCTATGAGGAGGTCACCTACAGCAAACGCAAGATAACAGACTTCCTCTCTGCACTGGAAGGTTTCAAAACTATGCAGGAAATTGTTTCTATCCTTGCTCCCATGACGAGTGAATTTCGCTCCTCGCTGCTCCGTCAAGTTGTCAGTCTGAAAAGTGAGAACGACGGCCTCTTTCCTGACCTCTCTGCCGAACTCCGGCGCTGGGAGACGGCTTTTGACCACCAGAAAGCCCGCACCACCGGTATCATAAGCCCAAAACTTGGCTTTGACCCCGAGTACGACCAATCCCTGACCGGAGTCCAGAACTGTGAACGAGAGCTGCTGGATTACCtggacagacagaagaagaggcttggctgtaaaaacatggcCTACTGGGGAACAGGAAGGAACCGCTACCAGATGGAGGTGCCCGACAGCTTCTCCGATCGGAAAATTCCTGAAGAGTACGAGGTGAAGTCTACAAAGAAAGGCTGGAAGCGCTACGTGACAGAGGAGACTGAGCGGATGTTTTCAGAGCTGCAAGGAATTGAGGAGAAGAGAGACGCTGCCTTGAAAGACTGCATGAGGAGGCTCTTCTTCAACTTTGACAAAGACTACAGAGAGTGGAAGACTGGTGTCGAGTGCATGGCAGTGCTTg ATGTACTGCTGGCCCTGTCACGCTACAGTCAGGATGGAGACGGACCGATGACCAGGCCGCAGCTGGTTCTCCCTGAGGGTAACAACCAGGTAGCGCCCTTTGTGGACCTCGTCGGATCCCGCCACCCGTGTGTCACCAAGACCTTCTTTGGTGACGACTTCATTCCAAATGACATCTTTATCGGCAGCGACGAAACTGACGAGGAGAGAAGTCCCGCGTTGTGTGTCCTTGTCACGGGACCAAACATGGGTGGAAAGTCCACTCTCATGAGACAG TGTGGGCTTGTGATCATCCTGGCTCAGCTGGGTTGCTACGTTCCTGCTGAGAGCCTGCGCTTCACACCAGTCGACAGAGTCTTCACCAGACTGGGAGCCTCTGATAACATTATGGCTG GAGAGAGCACCTTCTTTGTGGAGTTAAGTGAGACTGCCAGCATCCTGCACCATGCCACCAAGCATTCACTCGTGCTCCTGGATGAATTAG GAAGGGGCACAGCCACATATGATGGCACAGCGATTGCCAGTGCTGTTGTGAATGAACTCGCTGAGAAGATCTGCTGTCGCACCCTCTTCTCCACACATTACCACTCCCTGGTGGAGGATTACACCAACAACCCTGCTGTGCGGTTGGGCCACATG GCCTGCATGGTGGAGAATGAATGTGAGGATCCAAGTCAGGAAACCATTACATTCCTCTACAAGTTCATCAGCGGTGCTTGTCCCAAGAGTTACGGCTTCAACGCTGCTCGACTTGCGAACCTCCCAGAGGAGGTCATCCAGTCAGGACACAGGAAGGCCAGAGAGTTTGAGAAGGGCACCCTGAGCCTCAGACTGTTCAA GAAGCTCTGCCAGTTCGCTGAAGATGCCACTAAGGGCGGCACACACTTTCATTCCCTTGTTCAGATGCTCAACAATGTgtag
- the msh6 gene encoding DNA mismatch repair protein Msh6 isoform X1 has translation MAKQSSLFSFFAKSPPPASKPKPKPSPSPTEADLPSSVEKSSSSPKEQARQQQQAKSNRVKPKSESRAAKGGFKKLFGDKAAAAKESSSTCSFSAGALVWAKLEGHPWWPCMVVPQPLTGQQMRGRGRAQRIHVHFFDEPPTRGWVSTKYIRAYQGSDSSDAKTGGVFFSAKPVIQHAMELADGVMFDSPEKRIQMPLCTDPSDDEDEYEEEMEVDKSTLTDEELSDEDDQEHEEVKSSKVSRRSSRASTEKSNKAKRRRIVVASDSDDSGDEFKPEQAASSSEDEEEEGTVSSEEEEEEKEEKEESMHESKVESPIKPAKRKRPEEKSASAKPKLATTPSAAPKRAPAAVAADTKSRLSAFSAPDNFDSQANSSGSGGAATVWDHDKLEWLQDGRRKDKQRKRQSEDDYDPSTLYVPEDFLNRNSPGMRRWWQLKSEMFDTVIFYKVGKFYELYHVDAVIGVNELGLTFMKGNWAHSGFPEIGFGRFSDVLVQKGYKVARVEQTETPEMMETRCKTMFKPTKFDRVVRREVCRIITRGTQTYSVLDGAPSESQSKFLLSLKEKAEEDSSGQCRTYGVCFVDTSVGYFHVGQFPDDRHCSRLRTLIAHFAPVEVLFERGNPSVETRKILKASLSSALQEGLNAGTQFWDAQKTLKTLSEEDYFKDTTGKEQGAGNHFLPPLLKKMTSESDSLCLTPKEGYEMALSALGGCIFYLKKCLVDMELLSMANFEEYVPVDVEMEKAAGPASFFARTRQRMVLDGVTLANLEIFQNGSGGTEGALLERLDTCATPFGKRLLKQWLCAPLCNPTSVRDRLDAVEDLMGAQAQATEVSDLLKKLPDLDRLLSKIHSIGTPLKGQDHPDSRAVLYEEVTYSKRKITDFLSALEGFKTMQEIVSILAPMTSEFRSSLLRQVVSLKSENDGLFPDLSAELRRWETAFDHQKARTTGIISPKLGFDPEYDQSLTGVQNCERELLDYLDRQKKRLGCKNMAYWGTGRNRYQMEVPDSFSDRKIPEEYEVKSTKKGWKRYVTEETERMFSELQGIEEKRDAALKDCMRRLFFNFDKDYREWKTGVECMAVLDVLLALSRYSQDGDGPMTRPQLVLPEGNNQVAPFVDLVGSRHPCVTKTFFGDDFIPNDIFIGSDETDEERSPALCVLVTGPNMGGKSTLMRQCGLVIILAQLGCYVPAESLRFTPVDRVFTRLGASDNIMAGESTFFVELSETASILHHATKHSLVLLDELGRGTATYDGTAIASAVVNELAEKICCRTLFSTHYHSLVEDYTNNPAVRLGHMACMVENECEDPSQETITFLYKFISGACPKSYGFNAARLANLPEEVIQSGHRKAREFEKGTLSLRLFKKLCQFAEDATKGGTHFHSLVQMLNNV, from the exons ATGGCGAAGCAAAGCTCTCTGTTCAGCTTCTTCGCCAAGTCGCCGCCGCCGGCCTCCAAGCCGAAGCCGAAGCCCAGTCCCTCTCCGACCGAGGCGGACCTGCCCTCCTCGGTGGAGAAGTCCAGCTCGTCCCCGAAAGAGCAGGcgagacaacaacaacaagccaAGAGCAACCGAGTCAAACCGAAGAGTGAGTCCAGGGCTGCGAAAGGTGGATTCAAGAAGCTGTTCGGAGACAAGGCCGCTGCAGCTAAAGAAAG CAGCTCCACATGCTCGTTCAGTGCCGGTGCCCTCGTGTGGGCAAAATTGGAGGGACACCCTTGGTGGCCATGCATGGTGGTACCCCAACCTCTGACTGGTCAGCAGATGAGAGGCCGCGGTCGAGCGCAACGCATTCACGTCCATTTCTTCGATGAACCTCCCACCAGAGGATGGGTCAGCACCAAATATATCCGAGCGTATCAAG GCTCTGACAGCAGTGATGCCAAAACCGGCGGGGTGTTCTTCAGCGCCAAGCCTGTGATCCAACATGCGATGGAACTTGCTGACGGAGTCATGTTCGACAGCCCTGAAAAAAGAATCCAGATGCCGCTCTGCACAGACCCatctgatgatgaagatgagtatgaagaagagatggag GTTGACAAATCAACTCTAACTGATGAAGAGCTCAGTGATGAGGATGACCAGGAACATGAGGAAGTGAAGTCATCCAAAGTCAGTCGCCGTTCATCCCGGGCTTCAACAGAAAAGAGCAACAAGGCCAAGCGACGTCGCATTGTTGTTGCCTCAGACAGTGACGACTCGGGTGATGAATTTAAACCAGAACAAGCTGCTTCCAgcagtgaggatgaagaggaagaaggaacaGTGAgtagtgaagaggaggaagaggagaaagaggagaaagaggagagcatGCATGAGTCCAAGGTAGAAAGCCCCATCAAGCCTGCGAAGCGCAAACGTCCTGAAGAAAAGTCGGCTAGTGCAAAACCCAAACTGGCAACTACCCCATCTGCTGCGCCTAAACGAGCTCCAGCAGCTGTCGCTGCGGACACAAAGTCACGCTTATCCGCCTTCTCTGCCCCTGACAACTTTGACAGCCAAGCAAATAGTTCAGGCAGCGGTGGAGCAGCAACAGTTTGGGACCATGACAAACTGGAATGGTTGCAGGACGGCCGGAGGAAAGACAAGCAAAGGAAGCGACAGTCCGAGGATGACTACGACCCTTCCACCCTGTACGTGCCTGAAGACTTTCTGAACAGAAACTCTCCGGGTATGCGTCGGTGGTGGCAGCTCAAATCTGAGATGTTTGATACAGTCATCTTCTACAAGGTGGGCAAGTTTTATGAGCTGTACCACGTGGACGCTGTGATTGGAGTCAACGAGCTGGGACTGACCTTCATGAAGGGGAACTGGGCACACTCGGGTTTTCCAGAGATTGGCTTTGGCCGTTTCTCGGACGTACTGGTCCAGAAAGGCTACAAGGTGGCTCGAGTGGAGCAGACAGAGACCCCGGAGATGATGGAAACTCGCTGTAAGACCATGTTCAAGCCCACAAAATTTGACCGTGTGGTGAGAAGAGAGGTGTGCCGGATTATCACTCGCGGAACCCAAACCTACAGTGTGTTGGACGGCGCCCCCTCAGAGAGTCAGAGCAAGTTCCTGCTGAGTTTAAAGGAGAAGGCAGAAGAGGACAGCTCTGGTCAATGTCGCACCTATGGAGTCTGCTTTGTAGACACGTCTGTGGGTTATTTTCACGTGGGTCAGTTCCCAGACGATCGTCACTGCTCACGCCTGCGCACCCTCATAGCCCACTTTGCACCAGTTGAGGTGCTCTTTGAAAGGGGGAACCCGTCCGTCGAAACACGCAAAATACTGAAGGCCTCTCTATCCTCTGCTCTGCAGGAAGGGCTTAATGCAGGAACGCAGTTCTGGGACGCACAGAAGACCCTTAAAACCCTCTCAGAGGAAGACTACTTCAAAGATACCACAGGCAAGGAGCAGGGGGCTGGAAACCACTTTCTGCCTCCTCTTTTGAAGAAGATGACCTCTGAGAGTGATTCACTGTGCCTCACTCCTAAAGAGGGCTACGAGATGGCTCTCTCAGCACTGGGTGGATGCATTTTCTACCTGAAGAAATGTCTGGTAGATATGGAGCTGCTCTCCATGGCCAACTTTGAAGAATACGTCCCTGTCGACGTTGAGATGGAGAAAGCTGCCGGACCCGCCAGTTTCTTTGCCCGGACTCGTCAGCGAATGGTCCTCGATGGAGTGACGCTGGCAAACTTGGAAATCTTTCAGAATGGGTCAGGAGGAACCGAGGGGGCGCTACTGGAACGTTTGGACACATGCGCTACCCCATTTGGCAAGAGGCTGCTGAAGCAGTGGCTCTGTGCTCCGCTGTGTAACCCAACATCCGTGAGGGACAGACTGGATGCCGTTGAGGACCTGATGGGAGCTCAGGCCCAGGCTACTGAGGTCTCAGACCTGCTGAAGAAACTCCCAGACCTGGACCGTCTCCTGAGTAAAATCCACAGCATTGGAACTCCTCTGAAGGGCCAGGACCACCCTGACAGCAGAGCGGTTCTCTATGAGGAGGTCACCTACAGCAAACGCAAGATAACAGACTTCCTCTCTGCACTGGAAGGTTTCAAAACTATGCAGGAAATTGTTTCTATCCTTGCTCCCATGACGAGTGAATTTCGCTCCTCGCTGCTCCGTCAAGTTGTCAGTCTGAAAAGTGAGAACGACGGCCTCTTTCCTGACCTCTCTGCCGAACTCCGGCGCTGGGAGACGGCTTTTGACCACCAGAAAGCCCGCACCACCGGTATCATAAGCCCAAAACTTGGCTTTGACCCCGAGTACGACCAATCCCTGACCGGAGTCCAGAACTGTGAACGAGAGCTGCTGGATTACCtggacagacagaagaagaggcttggctgtaaaaacatggcCTACTGGGGAACAGGAAGGAACCGCTACCAGATGGAGGTGCCCGACAGCTTCTCCGATCGGAAAATTCCTGAAGAGTACGAGGTGAAGTCTACAAAGAAAGGCTGGAAGCGCTACGTGACAGAGGAGACTGAGCGGATGTTTTCAGAGCTGCAAGGAATTGAGGAGAAGAGAGACGCTGCCTTGAAAGACTGCATGAGGAGGCTCTTCTTCAACTTTGACAAAGACTACAGAGAGTGGAAGACTGGTGTCGAGTGCATGGCAGTGCTTg ATGTACTGCTGGCCCTGTCACGCTACAGTCAGGATGGAGACGGACCGATGACCAGGCCGCAGCTGGTTCTCCCTGAGGGTAACAACCAGGTAGCGCCCTTTGTGGACCTCGTCGGATCCCGCCACCCGTGTGTCACCAAGACCTTCTTTGGTGACGACTTCATTCCAAATGACATCTTTATCGGCAGCGACGAAACTGACGAGGAGAGAAGTCCCGCGTTGTGTGTCCTTGTCACGGGACCAAACATGGGTGGAAAGTCCACTCTCATGAGACAG TGTGGGCTTGTGATCATCCTGGCTCAGCTGGGTTGCTACGTTCCTGCTGAGAGCCTGCGCTTCACACCAGTCGACAGAGTCTTCACCAGACTGGGAGCCTCTGATAACATTATGGCTG GAGAGAGCACCTTCTTTGTGGAGTTAAGTGAGACTGCCAGCATCCTGCACCATGCCACCAAGCATTCACTCGTGCTCCTGGATGAATTAG GAAGGGGCACAGCCACATATGATGGCACAGCGATTGCCAGTGCTGTTGTGAATGAACTCGCTGAGAAGATCTGCTGTCGCACCCTCTTCTCCACACATTACCACTCCCTGGTGGAGGATTACACCAACAACCCTGCTGTGCGGTTGGGCCACATG GCCTGCATGGTGGAGAATGAATGTGAGGATCCAAGTCAGGAAACCATTACATTCCTCTACAAGTTCATCAGCGGTGCTTGTCCCAAGAGTTACGGCTTCAACGCTGCTCGACTTGCGAACCTCCCAGAGGAGGTCATCCAGTCAGGACACAGGAAGGCCAGAGAGTTTGAGAAGGGCACCCTGAGCCTCAGACTGTTCAA GAAGCTCTGCCAGTTCGCTGAAGATGCCACTAAGGGCGGCACACACTTTCATTCCCTTGTTCAGATGCTCAACAATGTgtag